From one Henningerozyma blattae CBS 6284 chromosome 1, complete genome genomic stretch:
- the RAD57 gene encoding putative DNA-dependent ATPase RAD57 (similar to Saccharomyces cerevisiae RAD57 (YDR004W); ancestral locus Anc_3.198) has translation MDLYSENSRSKLIDKEEFSLLFDACVENKVTTIDFLILSPNELSKKLKRSINEIVLFQNELIKEFDSINDHFIQLIKTKNEVSIENDKLAQDTLINYPNISKQPDIRSNILTNSRQSLKSNQHYNDIQHFTTGDPKIDQLLNGGIYTHEITEVFGESSSGKTQFLLQLSLNVQLGIEKGGLDGSCVFITTEGDLPTRRLEDLIVENKKYKSYQFEKNDFLYYSQEKIYTVSCNDLISQDHILNVQLPILLERNPNIKLVIIDSISHHMRVELQIPRKRYNNLNTKTHPKSNFDDMYRQIQDNKKYIDNSAENLLKLSHKYGISIVLSNQVSDKPLKFYNNNYCPKIWDYEYQLGWLVGWNKRSIKARQCRNNRNNSYTLKVETQVPNLGLTWSNHVSTRILLSKSYKAIPLVKDSNQYRNTDASENSEGNKTFWQIRRNFKVIYSRHCKNDDINFVITRRGVNSVFD, from the coding sequence ATGGATCTATATAGTGAAAATTCACGGAGTAAACTTATTGATAAGGAGGAATTTTCTTTACTGTTTGATGCGTGTgtagaaaataaagttactacaattgattttttaattttatcacCGAATGAATTATccaagaaattgaaaagatctattaatgaaattgttttatttcaaaatgaattaataaaagaattcgattcaataaatgatcactttattcaattaattaaaacaaaaaatgaagtgtcaattgaaaatgataagtTAGCTCAGGATACTCTCATTAattatccaaatatttCGAAGCAACCTGATATACGctcaaatattttgacTAATTCTCGACaatctttgaaaagtaATCAACATTACAATGATATACAGCATTTTACAACAGGTGATCCAAAAATTGATCAACTTTTAAACGGAGGAATATATACTCATGAAATAACTGAAGTATTTGGTGAAAGTTCATCTGGTAAAActcaatttttattacaattatcaTTGAATGTTCAATTGGGCATAGAGAAGGGGGGGTTGGATGGCTCATGTGTTTTTATAACCACTGAAGGAGATTTACCAACACGAAGGTTGGAAGATTTAATTgtagaaaacaaaaaatataagagCTACCAGTTTGAAAAAAAcgattttttatattattcgcaagagaaaatatatactgTCTCATGTAACGATTTAATTTCGCAAGATCATATATTAAATGTCCAATTACCAATTTTATTGGAGAGAAACCCAAACATTAAATTGGTTATCATTGATTCAATATCACATCATATGAGAGTCGAACTACAAATACCAAGGAAAAGATACAATAACTTGAATACAAAAACTCATCCTAAATCTAACTTCGATGATATGTATAGACAAATTCaggataataaaaaatatatagataatTCGGCTGAAaacttattaaaattgagTCATAAATATGGCATTTCTATTGTATTATCTAATCAAGTCTCTGATAAGCCATTAaagttttataataataattattgtCCAAAAATTTGGGATTATGAATATCAACTAGGTTGGCTAGTTGGATGGAATAAGCGAAGTATTAAAGCTAGGCAGTGTAGAAATAATAGGAATAATAGCTATACATTAAAAGTAGAAACTCAGGTGCCAAATCTGGGTTTGACATGGTCAAATCATGTTTCAACACGAATATTATTGAGTAAATCCTATAAAGCGATACCGTTAGTAAAGGATTCTAATCAATATAGAAACACTGATGCGAGTGAAAATTCAGAGGGTAATAAAACATTTTGGCAAATACGACGAAATTTCAAAGTTATATATTCGAGACATTgtaaaaatgatgatataaattttgtaattaCTCGTAGAGGTGTAAATTCAGTCTTCGATTGA
- the RCR2 gene encoding Rcr2p (similar to Saccharomyces cerevisiae RCR1 (YBR005W) and RCR2 (YDR003W); ancestral locus Anc_3.200), whose protein sequence is MDTPSLFQRASDNTGVDDSNSGYFISDKDDPYSTGSWKWAKYILFVLFLLLFFIMITVMFRVNRRRITRGQQPIRGTSWITPPTYRQSERDYHYNSHGDNVIDYVPEYSEQANPQDLGHYDARGEFHLNNKAEYIAPPDLEPLYPANQSTSNRIPIARNDFVMPESSNICNNLIGPVGEDEDGLDLTRPDPARLRESHFPPTSHNSDLTKSANNKNPDHEYELRRYNYYALGAEGTTTIGRSNTPDILDHDNRSLSSDSSSSEVQQENIRFPEKVKM, encoded by the coding sequence atgGACACTCCATCTTTATTTCAAAGGGCTTCAGATAATACAGGCGTTGATGATTCCAATTCAGGTTATTTTATTAGCGATAAAGATGATCCTTATAGTACAGGTTCATGGAAATGggcaaaatatattttatttgttttatttttgctaTTGTTTTTCATTATGATAACAGTTATGTTTAGAGTtaatagaagaagaatcaCTAGAGGACAACAACCTATTAGAGGAACGTCTTGGATAACTCCACCAACATATAGGCAAAGTGAGAGAGATTACCATTATAATTCACATGGTGATAATGTCATAGATTATGTACCTGAATATTCTGAACAGGCAAACCCACAGGATTTGGGTCATTATGATGCAAGAGGagaatttcatttgaataataaagcAGAGTACATTGCACCACCTGATTTAGAACCTTTATATCCGGCAAATCAATCTACAAGTAATCGAATTCCAATAGCTAGGAATGATTTTGTAATGCCAGAATCAAgtaatatttgtaataatcTAATAGGACCAGTTGGTGAAGATGAAGACGGGCTAGATCTAACGAGACCTGACCCCGCAAGGCTTAGGGAATCGCATTTTCCACCTACTTCTCATAATAGTGATCTAACTAAGTCagctaataataagaatcCTGATCatgaatatgaattaaGAAGATACAACTATTACGCGTTGGGTGCTGAAGGCACTACTACAATTGGAAGATCAAATACTCCGGATATTCTAGATCATGATAATAGGAGTTTGTCAAGTGATTCTAGCTCCTCGGAAGTTCAACAAGAAAACATTAGATTTCCagaaaaagttaaaatgTGA
- the GPI18 gene encoding GPI-anchor transamidase GPI18 (similar to Saccharomyces cerevisiae GPI18 (YBR004C); ancestral locus Anc_3.201), with amino-acid sequence MKNTLLFLICCRIFQYALVIFSPSPGFDTSTTLFLEEAGLCRKISFWETHLWNKLLSWDSIYFLKTSLQPDANPQYEHEYAFSPLWASVIRYTSVLCGIELPADFKSDTNAHYLDTVYAVLKIAVSLNNLLILIGSILLWHLTDIYFSNTNYSKKYRLRLCRITVTIFSVSSMAGFMTSIYSESLALCFSFTGLIFHHRSLNISHTFKHNGVYSLLLYFWSMICFILATQVRSNCLLLGIYYLFDLLACIRNSNNIICFNIPLLSGLGLFVSWIYTQYYFPFCKFCLQNRGEWCLTTWNIPYLPFVTKISLYQYIQSIHWHVGFLKYWTINNIPNFIFALPNIVILISASVYFMKDRTFKRIPLIYINFSLCLILIFFANVQIINRVSSFLPLHLWYIAIILINQSILNDKKLKVKKEKKTISKDIIIKKTFLGNNIHYIIVNYYLIWLVIWFPLQTIFFASFLPPA; translated from the coding sequence ATGAAGAACACACTTCTGTTTTTAATATGCTGTcgaatatttcaatatgCTCTAGTTATATTCTCCCCATCGCCTGGGTTTGATACCTCTACGACACTGTTTTTGGAGGAAGCTGGTCTATGCAGAAAAATTAGCTTCTGGGAGACTCATTTATGGAATAAACTACTATCTTGGGattcaatatatttccTTAAAACATCGTTACAACCAGATGCAAATCCACAATATGAACATGAATATGCGTTTTCTCCTCTGTGGGCATCAGTTATCCGCTATACTAGTGTATTGTGTGGTATAGAGCTACCTGCAGACTTCAAGTCTGATACAAATGCTCATTATTTAGATACAGTGTATGcagttttaaaaattgcaGTATCTTTAAATAACTTGCTGATCCTTATTGGATCAATACTGCTCTGGCACTTAActgatatttatttttcaaatacaaattataGTAAGAAATATCGTTTAAGGCTATGCCGTATCACAgttacaattttttctgTATCATCTATGGCAGGGTTTATGACTTCCATATATTCGGAATCCCTAGCTTTATGTTTTTCATTTACAGGCCTGATATTCCATCATCGGAGTTTAAATATATCACATACATTTAAACATAATGGAGTTTATTCcctattattatatttttggtCGATGATTTGCTTTATATTAGCTACTCAAGTACGTTCTAATTGCTTATTATTGggaatttattatctatttGATCTACTTGCTTGTATAAGGAATAGTAACAATATAATATGCTTTAATATACCGTTATTATCTGGTCTAGGTTTATTCGTATCTTGGATTTACACTCAATATTACTTTccattttgtaaattttgtTTGCAAAATAGAGGTGAATGGTGCTTAACTACATGGAATATTCCATATTTACCTTTCGTAACTAAGATATCATTATATCAATACATTCAATCTATACACTGGCATGTtggatttttaaaatattggaCTATAAATAACATTCCAAACTTTATATTTGCCTTACCAAATATTGTCATATTAATATCAGCGTCCGTATATTTTATGAAAGATAGAACGTTCAAACGTATACCTTTGATTTATATTAACTTTTCTTTATgcttaatattaatattttttgccaatgttcaaattataaatcGAGTAAGTTCTTTCTTACCTTTACATCTATGGTATATtgcaataattttaattaatcaatcgattttaaatgataaaaaattaaaagttaaaaaggaaaaaaaaacaatttcaaaagacattattattaaaaaaacgTTTCTAGGAAAcaatattcattatattattgtCAACTATTATTTAATCTGGTTAGTTATATGGTTCCCATTACAAACGATATTTTTTGCGTCGTTCTTACCCCCAGCGTAA
- the YRB1 gene encoding Ran GTPase-binding protein YRB1 (similar to Saccharomyces cerevisiae YRB1 (YDR002W); ancestral locus Anc_3.204), giving the protein MSEKIASNPAEKPTNESTQKPPSAAVFSMFGGKKEVKKEEVKEEKEDAGDDKKAKAETEEEEETDVHFEPIVHLEKVDVKTNEENEEVLHKVRAKLFRFDAENKEWKERGTGDCKFLQNKETKKVRLLMRRDKTLKVCANHIISPEYQLKPNVGSDRSWVYTCTADVAEGPAEAFTFAIRFGNKENADKFKEEFEKDSKIK; this is encoded by the coding sequence ATGTCTGAAAAAATTGCTTCTAATCCAGCCGAAAAGCCAACTAATGAGTCTACTCAAAAACCTCCATCTGCTGCGGTTTTCTCAATGTTTGGTGGTAAGAAGGAAGtaaagaaagaagaagTAAAGGAAGAGAAAGAAGATGCTGGAGATGACAAAAAAGCTAAAGCTGaaactgaagaagaagaagaaacagATGTTCATTTCGAGCCAATAGTTCATTTAGAAAAAGTTGATGTCAAGactaatgaagaaaatgaagaagtATTACATAAAGTTAGAGCCAAATTATTTAGATTTGATgctgaaaataaagaatggAAAGAAAGAGGTACTGGGGATTGTAAATTCTTGcaaaataaagaaactaAGAAAGTTAGATTATTGATGAGAAGAGATAAGACTCTAAAGGTATGTGCTAATCATATTATCTCTCCtgaatatcaattaaagCCCAACGTTGGTTCAGACAGATCTTGGGTATACACATGCACAGCAGATGTAGCTGAAGGCCCTGCTGAGGCTTTTACCTTTGCCATTAGATTTGGTAATAAAGAAAACGCTGATAAATTTAAGGAAGAATTCGAAAAAGactcaaaaattaaataa
- the NHP10 gene encoding Nhp10p (similar to Saccharomyces cerevisiae NHP10 (YDL002C); ancestral locus Anc_3.210), whose amino-acid sequence MTEENLMSIDEVNKLKEANETLGLSIKRTRFSIKRLRLEYSILLERLESRIDSITNIKDENPLPTLLTIENAANANGDNNISSIINSSIKHVISNNIGNGMSAGSTSLSTESGRSINSEGRSQNNINSGNPQVLTNSSTGKTSARKPIRKGKNKANKIHRTRAQKLKDRDPNLPKRPTNAYLLFCEETKEKIKQSGSADVTKALAEAWKNLDEQERKPYYKLYSEDRLRYQREMQIYNTKYGKGNVNSSSTNNSVDTATSKLNTAVELSPPKNEMQIKSLVDTETSVPPSMNTIPKTKQSTKINKNENKLVAKSDESGEISAISDSNTPANSNNIESINDAVTMDISIDEEDEEEDEEEDEDEGQGDEAGEEDDIDEGTEDSVTNGMDVLERLEDDVAAE is encoded by the coding sequence ATGAcagaagaaaatttaatgagTATTGACGAAGTCAATAAACTGAAAGAAGCAAATGAAACTCTAGGGTTAAGTATTAAGCGTACTcgtttttcaattaaacgGTTAAGACTCGAGTACAGTATTCTTTTGGAAAGGTTAGAATCACGGATTGattcaattacaaatattaagGATGAAAATCCTTTGCCAACTTTATTGACGATTGAAAATGCAGCAAATGCTAATGGTGACAATAATATCAGTAGCATTATAAATTCTAGTATTAAGCATGTAATTAGTAACAATATAGGTAATGGTATGAGTGCTGGATCAACTAGTCTTTCTACTGAAAGTGGACGTAGCATTAATAGTGAAGGTAGATCTCAGAATAATATCAACTCTGGCAATCCTCAAGTTCTGACAAATTCATCAACTGGGAAAACGTCTGCTCGCAAGCCCATTCGTAAAGGTAAGAATAAGGCGAACAAAATACATAGGACAAGAGCTCAAAAGTTAAAGGACAGAGACCCAAATTTACCAAAAAGACCTACAAATGCCTATTTACTATTTTGTGAGGAaactaaagaaaaaatcaaacaaaGTGGATCTGCAGATGTGACTAAGGCTCTTGCAGAAGCTTGGAAGAATTTGGATGAACAAGAAAGAAAGCCATATTACAAATTATATAGTGAAGATAGGTTAAGATACCAACGTGAAATGCAGATTTATAACACAAAATATGGAAAAGGGAATGTTAACAGCTCTtcaactaataattcagTTGATACTGCGACTTCTAAATTGAATACAGCTGTAGAACTTTCTCCGCCGAAGAATGAAATGCAAATCAAATCTCTAGTGGATACTGAAACATCCGTTCCACCATCGATGAATACCATACCAAAAACGAAACAATctacaaaaataaataaaaatgagaATAAATTAGTAGCAAAAAGTGACGAAAGTGGTGAAATATCAGCAATTAGCGATAGCAATACACCAGCAAATTCCAACAATATAGAATCGATAAATGACGCTGTGACAATGGATATTAGTATTGATGAAGAGGACGAAGAAGAAGACGAAGAAGAGGATGAGGATGAAGGACAAGGGGATGAAGCAGGAGAAGAGGACGATATTGATGAAGGAACAGAAGATAGCGTTACTAATGGTATGGATGTACTCGAACGTTTAGAAGACGACGTGGCAGCTGAATAG
- the RMD1 gene encoding Rmd1p (similar to Saccharomyces cerevisiae RMD1 (YDL001W); ancestral locus Anc_3.209), protein MDRAESLNGSVDRSHNQSTIELDFEQQPLLGHTSVPSHSHHISDVSNIKETVPECIDQEDDSLNVNSNLHNEPHIYTQKSSKAQKYIPPKYPHSNLTTTNIGNNECQHEAPQMPLYDKNKRLNDQTNKSKNKSKNGRMGPQRTSRTARKLKLLPEGPFQMTPAEFQTDIFPEQEVYSQVNRITDKNARRDAEKLGKAHRHLLPRTTAYCTASSYNMRGLIHWLKETKKAHQTTPKLFDECLYTPFIYKDWRGSKRFEHDDVIRLDDEGGDINVSDKQPDLFIFEYGVIVMWGFIEREEQALLADIERFEREKLAEEDIQIEEFNYYVTQSYQPRIYNDFITLRDGSNYMVKLSISHAIAQSVKISLFEELVDNTIEDTQGIPQEIALSGKVSMSKEDIMKSIGELFILRININLHGSVLDSPEIMWSEPQLEPIYQATRGYLEINQRVALLNQRLEVISDLLQMLKEQLGHSHEEYLEFIVIVLVGVEVLISLINIAVDLIASKT, encoded by the coding sequence ATGGACAGAGCTGAGTCTTTAAACGGTTCAGTTGATCGAAGTCATAACCAATCTACAATCGAGTTGGACTTTGAACAACAGCCATTATTAGGACACACTAGCGTACCTTCTCATTCTCATCATATTTCAGATGTTTCAAACATTAAGGAGACAGTTCCAGAATGTATAGATCAAGAAGATGATTCATTGAATGTTAATTCTAATCTACATAATGAGCCGCATATTTATACACAAAAGTCTAGTAAAGctcaaaaatatattcctCCTAAATATCCACACAGTAACTTAACAACTACCAATATTGGAAACAATGAGTGCCAGCATGAAGCTCCCCAAATGCCATTATACGATAAAAATAAGCGTCTGAATGATCAAACAAATAAGTCGAAGAATAAGTCGAAGAATGGGAGGATGGGGCCACAACGAACATCAAGAACCGCTAGAAAGCTAAAATTACTGCCTGAAGGACCATTTCAAATGACCCCAGCTGAGTTTCAGACTGATATCTTCCCTGAGCAAGAAGTATACTCTCAAGTTAATCGGATAACAGATAAAAATGCTAGACGTGACGCTGAAAAACTGGGAAAGGCGCATAGGCATTTACTTCCTAGAACAACTGCGTATTGCACAGCTAGCAGTTATAACATGAGAGGACTTATTCACTGGTTAAAAGAGACTAAAAAGGCACACCAAACAACTCCTAAATTGTTTGACGAATGTCTTTATACAccatttatatataaagattGGCGAGGTAGTAAACGTTTTGAGCATGATGATGTTATTCGTTTAGACGATGAAGGAGGAGATATTAATGTTAGCGATAAACAGCcagatttatttatttttgaatacGGTGTCATTGTAATGTGGGGTTTCATAGAAAGGGAAGAGCAAGCACTGTTGGCCGATattgaaagatttgaaCGTGAGAAATTAGCTGAAGAAGATATTCAAATCGaagaattcaattattatgtGACACAAAGTTACCAGCCAAGGAtttataatgattttattaCACTTAGAGACGGGTCAAATTATATGGttaaattatctatatCTCATGCAATTGCACAGAGCgtaaaaatttctttgtttGAAGAGTTAGTCGATAACACTATCGAAGATACACAAGGTATTCCTCAAGAAATCGCACTAAGTGGTAAAGTATCAATGAGTAAAGAAGACATAATGAAAAGTATTGGAGAGCTGTTTATATTACGAATTAACATAAATTTGCATGGCTCTGTTTTAGATTCCCCAGAGATTATGTGGTCAGAGCCTCAATTAGAGCCTATCTATCAGGCAACTAGAGGCTATCtagaaataaatcaaaGAGTTGCTCTGCTAAATCAAAGATTAGAAGTAATCTCGGATCTTTTACAGATGCTGAAAGAGCAACTTGGCCATTCTCATGAAGAGTACCTGGAGTTTATAGTAATCGTATTGGTTGGCGTAGAAGTGCtgatatcattaataaatattgcTGTAGATCTAATTGCAAGTAAAACTTGA
- the TBLA0A00180 gene encoding uncharacterized protein (similar to Saccharomyces cerevisiae ECM15 (YBL001C); ancestral locus Anc_3.206) — translation MTEKNTLPCLVDLCIFPVGTDSVSGSDFVTKIEQQIQESGLSSTLHGMGTTIEGPWDDVMYLIGQLHLKAHQNGYVRIHSDIRVGTRTDKPQSYASKVQTVERKLKELSK, via the coding sequence atgacagaaaaaaatactttgCCATGCTTGGTTGACTTATGTATCTTTCCAGTTGGAACTGATAGTGTAAGTGGCTCTGATTTTGTAACCAAAATAGAGCAGCAAATCCAAGAAAGCGGATTAAGTAGTACTTTACATGGTATGGGTACAACAATAGAAGGGCCTTGGGATGATGTTATGTATTTAATAGGTCAACTACATTTAAAAGCTCATCAGAATGGCTATGTTCGAATTCATTCTGACATTAGAGTTGGAACTAGAACCGATAAGCCTCAAAGCTATGCTAGTAAAGTACAAACTGTTGAAAGAAAGTTAAAAGAGCTCAGCAAATGA